In the Brassica napus cultivar Da-Ae chromosome A7, Da-Ae, whole genome shotgun sequence genome, one interval contains:
- the LOC106450577 gene encoding putative F-box protein At3g23950 — translation MDLPEIALVNVLSRFPLKSIARFRTVSKEWRSLIDSDFFRDQYISFNSSSSLSWSIIQTNPHKLSLEIIGHHGCNTWGLDRSPASFLRFFAKTTIRKLLVLSCTDGLVSICAEASDGSPLYYIGNPLMEDWFHLPLPPFLSSHDLDSLRKNKRFSDTGFVTKMRSGVVVSYKVVWMLTHGRLSDKLDFMIYSSETGTWRKRHVSCPRTTDWERQDKSIALNGVLHWLSEDTPSFDASSIVAYDFYGGGDGDECRIVHFPGGKIDEVTGDNLSQRVYRRSFTASEGSIVYFNEFHENETHTLRVWRLVKYEDCPEAWQLSWDLKLTSLTESGICYFPMVMHPLNSDIIYLWNWTAKGLVLFNLRTRVFSVRKEAEEDGKCMDGCSLSFNWCSEYMDSIRKYNLPGYQRGPNSLFFSQYVLPRWLHRLPRPQST, via the coding sequence ATGGATCTTCCAGAGATAGCACTGGTCAACGTCTTGTCGCGATTTCCATTGAAAAGCATCGCGAGATTCAGAACAGTGAGCAAAGAATGGAGATCGCTCATCGACTCCGACTTCTTCAGAGATCAGTACATCTCCTTCAACTCTTCTTCCTCCCTCTCCTGGTCTATCATCCAAACCAACCCCCACAAACTCTCCCTCGAAATCATCGGCCACCATGGTTGCAACACGTGGGGTCTCGATCGTTCTCCCGCTTCTTTCTTGCGTTTCTTCGCCAAGACCACAATCAGAAAACTCTTGGTCTTATCTTGTACCGATGGTCTGGTCTCGATCTGCGCAGAAGCTAGCGATGGTTCTCCTTTGTATTACATCGGAAACCCTTTGATGGAGGATTGGTTTCATCTCCCTCTCCCTCCGTTTCTCTCCTCGCATGATCTTGATAGTTTGCGTAAGAACAAGCGTTTCAGTGACACAGGTTTCGTCACGAAGATGCGGAGCGGGGTTGTTGTGAGTTACAAAGTTGTCTGGATGCTGACTCACGGTAGATTATCTGATAAACTCGACTTTATGATTTACTCATCTGAAACAGGGACGTGGAGGAAACGACACGTGTCTTGTCCACGCACCACTGACTGGGAAAGACAAGACAAGTCGATTGCTTTGAACGGGGTGCTTCACTGGCTTTCAGAGGATACTCCTAGTTTCGACGCAAGTTCTATTGTAGCTTACGATTTCTATGGAGGTGGTGATGGTGATGAGTGTCGTATCGTACATTTTCCCGGTGGCAAGATAGATGAAGTCACTGGAGATAATTTATCTCAACGAGTTTACAGGAGGAGCTTCACAGCCTCTGAAGGATCCATTGTGTATTTCAACGAGTTCCATGAGAATGAAACACATACGTTACGGGTTTGGAGGCTGGTCAAGTACGAAGATTGTCCTGAGGCTTGGCAACTCTCTTGGGATCTCAAGTTGACGTCTTTGACTGAATCTGGTATCTGTTATTTCCCCATGGTGATGCATCCTTTGAACTCCGACATTATCTACTTGTGGAACTGGACCGCGAAAGGTTTGGTCTTGTTTAACTTGCGCACACGTGTGTTTAGTGTTCGtaaagaagctgaagaagacggCAAGTGTATGGATGGTTGCAGCTTGAGTTTTAACTGGTGCAGCGAGTATATGGACAGCATCCGTAAATACAATCTCCCAGGGTATCAACGTGGTCCTAACAGTCTCTTCTTTTCTCAGTATGTTCTCCCTCGTTGGCTGCACCGTCTCCCTCGTCCTCAGTCTACTTAG